From Medicago truncatula cultivar Jemalong A17 chromosome 7, MtrunA17r5.0-ANR, whole genome shotgun sequence, a single genomic window includes:
- the LOC11405658 gene encoding F-box/kelch-repeat protein At3g23880 yields MDIRPIKKQPQSTAPLLPTSIPDELVAEILSRLDVKTIVRFKSVSKSWNTLISDPAFVDKHLQKSSQKQNLIVIWNDNDGYNVSRIPLHRLIGNPSIGIHSHNNSHYLERGCYIAGSCNGLICLFSKYFYITENVGSRHVGHENYSIYFWNPSTGKKSEKLGSFSYSTPLDRLRPFHTLSNSFQFGFGYDDSMKTYKVVAFHAKENKPAPVTSEVKVFSLGGNCWRNIQSFPVIPLNGLNHRHTCLNNGMHLSGTVNWLAGLNDFYSIHEYRYITNVEDFVIISLDLSTETYKQLLLPQGFDEISAVWPVLMVLMDCLSFSYDTKDNGFVLWQMKEYGVQESWSQLFKISYQNVQDCCIKDYYQTVCLYKNGDMVIFAKPQCSNQAVIYNVRNKRVARILVQDCIDWSFHASVYVESLVAFR; encoded by the coding sequence ATGGATATTCGTCCGATTAAGAAGCAACCTCAATCCACCGCACCATTGTTGCCGACATCCATACCCGACGAACTCGTGGCAGAAATTCTGTCAAGACTTGATGTGAAAACTATAGTGCGATTCAAAAGCGTGAGCAAATCCTGGAACACTCTCATCTCCGATCCAGCTTTTGTCGACAAGCATCTACAGAAGtcatcacaaaaacaaaatctaatagtaatatGGAATGATAACGATGGTTATAATGTCTCACGCATCCCCTTGCATCGTTTAATCGGAAATCCATCCATCGGCATTCACAGCCACAACAATAGCCATTATTTGGAAAGGGGTTGCTATATCGCTGGTTCTTGCAACGGATTGATCTGCTTGTTttccaaatatttctatatcacAGAAAATGTTGGATCTCGACATGTTGGGCATGAGAACTACTCCATCTATTTCTGGAACCCTTCCAccggaaaaaaatctgaaaaattagGGTCGTTTAGTTATAGCACTCCTCTAGACCGTCTTCGTCCTTTCCACACTTTGTCAAACTCTTTTCAGTTTGGATTTGGTTATGATGATTCAATGAAAACTTACAAGGTTGTGGCCTTTCATGCTAAAGAGAACAAACCAGCTCCGGTGACAAGTGAGGTCAAAGTTTTTAGTTTGGGTGGTAACTGTTGGAGAAATATTCAAAGTTTTCCGGTCATTCCTCTTAATGGATTGAATCATAGACATACTTGTCTTAACAATGGTATGCATTTGAGTGGCACTGTTAATTGGTTGGCTGGTCTGAATGATTTCTATTCTATTCATGAATACCGGTATATTACTAATGTTGAGGATTTTGTGATTATTTCGCTTGATCTTTCAACGGAGACATACAAGCAGTTGTTGCTGCCTCAAGGCTTTGATGAGATTTCAGCTGTTTGGCCAGTTCTTATGGTTTTGATGGATTGTCTTAGTTTTTCTTATGATACAAAAGACAATGGTTTTGTTTTATGGCAGATGAAAGAGTATGGAGTTCAAGAGTCTTGGTCTCAATTATTTAAGATTAGTTACCAGAATGTTCAAGACTGTTGCATTAAGGATTATTATCAAACGGTATGCCTTTATAAAAATGGTGATATGGTAATATTTGCAAAACCACAGTGCTCCAACCAAGCAGTGATTTATAATGTGAGAAATAAAAGAGTAGCGAGAATTCTAGTTCAAGACTGCATTGATTGGTCCTTTCATGCAAGTGTTTATGTCGAAAGCTTGGTTGCATTTCGTTGA